A section of the Pseudovibrio sp. M1P-2-3 genome encodes:
- a CDS encoding bifunctional diguanylate cyclase/phosphodiesterase has product MGRTVIRPFSSLSFKLALISVLSMTLAFVLTMVIVVYQLDANLEKQTRQIEIISKEQFTSFLERDIRHVNSHIRTAIENYSDRVLEIAARGDIQAALWQSNPTNIKRLLRTAASFAGLDNLVIVNENGKVLGYSSFSVSAQVAQSAFDQSPFTQEDLKSLLAAKVSKAPPVKTIFLPASQARGILPPSRSSGLSVISATPMVGSSGSKRAVLIGQSWLRPGNTNLYTLSNSEKVGVAIFDSSSEVMETNFKAQINASSPILNNGQLFHSNGVFALCGAGPDFLRVCTSRPDSILLEVQNRLEQVAETSKRDTLNQLLILGGFASSVILLGSLLLARHVAGPLQRLTETVSEIAGGNYSRQVTGIRRGDEVGDIARSVQVLQKRSQERASLRQKVGEKTSQLEKREQELSRQNLYFDAAINNMSHGLVMVDQNRNVIVANDALSKLFNLQEGVVRPGMQWAAVLKGIKEKASSTSDCEQWDQEEFWSSTRRTMQSFDLKGGIVVFATREPLGDGGWVTIFEDVSERSRAAERMEYLATHDAMTGLLNRYSYQKALIERVHFSEQYEKSFGVLILDLDEFKTINDTLGHGVGDDVLKRVAKLLQGLVTGNETVARLGGDEFAILIEPPVSVRTLEGLAVKIIDAISTPFKIQGNELRLSTSIGLVACEGGGLEPDKIMRDVDLALYEAKGMGRDTFRFFKEDLREKVEYRHALILDLQNAVTFEEFEVYFQPQVSFSTNEIVGFEALMRWRHPLRGFVPPSEFIPIAEETGMMSYLGEWVLRESCLYAIRWPNHVQLAVNVSPKQLESDNFLLIMHQVLKETGFPASRLELEITESVVLDEGYETKMRLHALKKMGIKIALDDFGTGYSSLSSLRSFPFDRIKIDRSFIKSMFDSQDSQSILNTIFELGRNLRIATLAEGIEDARTVEALRDLGCDIGQGYFYGKPVPQALALAALNAYKRKKA; this is encoded by the coding sequence ATGGGCAGGACCGTGATAAGACCTTTCAGCTCTTTGTCGTTTAAGCTGGCTCTCATTAGCGTTTTGTCTATGACACTCGCATTCGTATTGACCATGGTCATCGTCGTATATCAATTGGATGCAAATCTGGAAAAGCAAACGCGTCAGATTGAGATAATCTCCAAAGAACAATTTACTTCGTTTTTGGAGCGGGATATCCGTCATGTGAACTCCCATATTCGCACTGCGATAGAGAATTACTCTGACCGTGTTCTGGAGATCGCCGCCCGAGGTGATATCCAAGCAGCGCTGTGGCAAAGTAATCCAACCAATATAAAAAGGCTGCTGAGAACTGCAGCCAGCTTCGCAGGGTTGGATAATCTAGTTATTGTCAATGAGAACGGCAAAGTTCTCGGGTACTCATCTTTTTCTGTCAGTGCTCAAGTTGCCCAGTCTGCTTTTGATCAGTCGCCTTTTACTCAGGAGGACTTGAAAAGTTTATTGGCAGCCAAAGTTTCAAAAGCACCGCCAGTGAAGACCATTTTCCTACCAGCCTCGCAGGCCAGAGGAATTTTGCCTCCCTCTCGCAGTTCCGGTCTTTCCGTTATTTCGGCAACTCCCATGGTCGGAAGTTCAGGATCCAAAAGGGCCGTGTTGATTGGGCAATCGTGGCTCCGACCGGGGAATACCAACCTCTATACGCTCTCAAACTCGGAAAAAGTTGGGGTGGCCATATTCGATAGTTCCTCTGAAGTTATGGAGACAAATTTCAAAGCCCAGATAAATGCCTCCAGCCCTATCTTGAATAATGGCCAGCTCTTCCACAGCAACGGTGTCTTCGCCTTATGTGGAGCTGGTCCGGACTTTCTGCGGGTTTGTACGTCCCGACCGGATAGTATCTTGCTTGAAGTGCAAAACCGTCTGGAGCAGGTGGCTGAAACATCAAAAAGAGATACACTCAATCAATTGCTCATTTTGGGGGGATTTGCCTCAAGTGTCATACTGTTAGGGTCACTCTTGCTCGCTCGCCATGTGGCAGGTCCCTTGCAACGGTTGACCGAAACTGTCTCAGAAATAGCGGGTGGCAACTATAGCCGGCAAGTGACAGGTATTCGACGGGGAGATGAGGTTGGAGATATTGCACGCTCCGTGCAAGTTCTGCAAAAAAGGTCTCAAGAACGTGCGTCCTTGAGACAGAAAGTCGGTGAGAAAACGTCGCAACTAGAAAAGCGCGAACAGGAGCTTTCCCGACAAAATCTCTATTTTGATGCTGCAATTAATAATATGTCTCATGGTCTGGTTATGGTCGACCAGAACAGAAATGTAATTGTTGCAAATGATGCGCTTTCAAAACTGTTTAACCTGCAAGAAGGTGTTGTGCGGCCGGGGATGCAATGGGCGGCTGTTCTCAAGGGAATAAAGGAGAAAGCCAGCAGTACCAGTGACTGTGAACAGTGGGATCAGGAGGAGTTTTGGTCATCCACTCGCCGGACAATGCAATCTTTTGACTTAAAAGGTGGCATTGTTGTGTTTGCAACTCGAGAGCCGTTGGGAGATGGGGGGTGGGTTACCATATTTGAGGATGTATCGGAGCGTAGCAGGGCCGCGGAGCGAATGGAGTATCTTGCAACGCATGATGCTATGACAGGCCTTTTGAACCGCTACTCCTATCAAAAGGCATTGATTGAGCGTGTACATTTTTCTGAGCAGTATGAGAAAAGTTTTGGCGTTCTTATTCTGGACCTTGATGAGTTTAAAACAATCAATGACACACTTGGTCATGGCGTAGGTGACGATGTTCTCAAGAGAGTTGCAAAGTTATTACAAGGACTTGTAACGGGCAATGAAACGGTTGCACGTTTGGGGGGGGATGAGTTCGCGATTTTAATCGAGCCACCTGTCAGTGTCAGAACACTGGAAGGCCTTGCGGTAAAGATTATAGACGCCATATCCACCCCTTTTAAGATACAGGGAAATGAGCTGCGTTTGAGTACAAGTATCGGCCTTGTTGCATGTGAAGGGGGAGGGCTCGAACCGGACAAAATTATGCGTGATGTAGACCTTGCTCTTTATGAAGCCAAGGGAATGGGGCGTGATACATTCCGTTTCTTCAAAGAGGATCTCAGGGAAAAGGTCGAGTACAGACATGCCCTGATTCTGGATTTGCAAAACGCGGTTACTTTTGAGGAATTTGAAGTTTACTTTCAGCCGCAAGTTTCCTTTTCAACGAATGAAATTGTGGGGTTTGAGGCTTTGATGCGCTGGCGTCATCCTTTGAGAGGGTTTGTGCCCCCTTCCGAATTTATTCCCATCGCCGAAGAAACAGGCATGATGTCCTACCTTGGTGAATGGGTATTAAGAGAGTCCTGCCTTTATGCCATCCGCTGGCCCAATCACGTTCAGCTGGCAGTCAATGTTTCCCCCAAGCAACTGGAAAGTGATAATTTCCTTCTGATTATGCACCAGGTCCTCAAGGAAACTGGGTTTCCGGCCTCGCGTCTGGAGTTGGAGATAACAGAAAGTGTTGTTCTGGATGAAGGCTATGAAACCAAAATGCGTCTGCATGCCCTCAAGAAAATGGGCATTAAAATCGCGTTGGATGATTTTGGAACAGGGTATTCATCTCTCAGCTCTCTTCGAAGTTTTCCGTTTGACCGGATCAAAATCGATCGCAGCTTTATAAAGTCAATGTTCGATAGTCAGGATTCTCAGTCTATTTTGAATACGATTTTCGAGCTGGGGAGGAATTTGAGAATAGCAACTTTGGCTGAGGGGATAGAAGATGCTCGAACTGTCGAGGCTCTGAGGGATTTGGGGTGTGATATTGGACAGGGCTATTTCTATGGAAAACCTGTCCCCCAAGCTTTAGCACTGGCGGCGCTCAATGCATACAAGCGAAAGAAAGCTTAA
- a CDS encoding substrate-binding protein — MVKLERTLGRRKFLKATAATGVVLAAPTILTRHAWADTNFQNDPSKSGEVVFGFNVPQTGPYADEGADELRAFQLAVKHLNGEGDGGMLTTFSSKVLKGNGVLGNKVNFVTGDTQTKSDAARASAKRMIEKDGVIMWSGGSSSGVAIAQQSLAQEMGVVFMCGLTHSNDTTGKDRRRYGFRHFFNAYMSGAALGPVLQKAMGGERRAYHLTADYTWGWTQEESIANTTEGLGWETVNKVRTPLGAGDFSQYIAPVLNSGADVLILNHYGKDMINSLTQAVQFGLRDKQVNGKNFEIIVPLYSRLMAQGAGENVKGIYGTTNWNWSLQDEGSKAFVRSFGQEYGFPPSQAAHTCYVQTLLYADACERAGTFYPPEVIRALEDFEFDGMGNGQTLYRGADHQCFKDVLVVKGNENATSQFDLLEVVEVTPASQVTYDPSIFGGELGPYDA; from the coding sequence ATGGTAAAACTAGAAAGAACTTTAGGTAGAAGAAAATTCTTAAAAGCAACCGCAGCAACCGGCGTGGTTCTGGCTGCACCCACTATTCTCACCCGTCACGCTTGGGCAGACACCAACTTCCAAAATGACCCTTCAAAATCAGGTGAGGTTGTCTTCGGTTTTAATGTGCCGCAGACCGGCCCCTACGCAGATGAAGGGGCTGATGAACTGCGCGCTTTTCAGTTGGCAGTCAAACATTTGAATGGTGAGGGTGATGGGGGAATGCTCACCACATTCTCTTCCAAGGTCCTAAAAGGAAATGGCGTTCTTGGTAACAAAGTCAACTTCGTGACCGGCGATACGCAAACCAAATCTGATGCGGCTCGCGCCTCTGCCAAACGTATGATTGAAAAAGACGGCGTCATCATGTGGTCTGGAGGGTCTTCTTCAGGTGTTGCCATTGCCCAACAGTCTCTTGCTCAAGAGATGGGGGTTGTGTTCATGTGCGGCCTGACCCATTCCAACGACACTACTGGGAAAGATCGCCGCCGCTATGGCTTCCGCCATTTCTTTAACGCGTATATGTCCGGTGCGGCCCTTGGTCCCGTTCTGCAAAAGGCAATGGGCGGCGAGCGAAGAGCTTACCACCTCACAGCAGATTATACATGGGGGTGGACACAGGAAGAATCCATTGCCAACACCACGGAGGGTTTGGGCTGGGAAACAGTCAATAAGGTTCGTACGCCTCTGGGCGCCGGAGACTTCTCCCAATACATCGCTCCAGTCCTCAATTCCGGCGCTGATGTTCTGATCTTGAACCACTACGGTAAAGACATGATCAACTCGCTGACGCAAGCCGTTCAGTTTGGCCTTCGTGACAAACAGGTCAACGGTAAGAACTTCGAGATCATTGTACCGTTGTACTCACGCTTGATGGCCCAAGGAGCGGGCGAGAACGTAAAAGGTATATACGGCACAACAAACTGGAACTGGTCGTTGCAAGATGAAGGCTCGAAAGCCTTTGTCAGGTCCTTTGGACAGGAATACGGATTTCCGCCATCACAGGCAGCTCACACCTGCTATGTTCAAACCCTGCTTTATGCAGATGCTTGCGAACGCGCTGGAACGTTCTACCCTCCTGAGGTCATTCGGGCATTGGAAGACTTTGAGTTTGATGGAATGGGTAATGGCCAAACGCTTTATCGCGGCGCCGACCACCAATGCTTTAAAGACGTATTGGTCGTGAAAGGTAACGAAAATGCGACCTCCCAGTTTGACTTACTGGAGGTCGTGGAAGTTACACCAGCATCACAAGTAACCTATGATCCGTCTATCTTTGGCGGCGAACTAGGTCCCTACGACGCTTAA
- a CDS encoding branched-chain amino acid ABC transporter permease, with amino-acid sequence MDAIVLQILNGLDKGGAYALIALGLTLIFGTLGVVNFAHGAIFMLGAFCAVAFNQFLSLEKVTIDPTQTTAWGTPLEIREPYVEAYLGEFGVQLVNYSVPVSILLAIPVMLVIGFSLERGLIRFFYKRPHADQILVTFGLAIVLQEIIKASFGANPIPQSAPDAVRGAIDLGTMLGFDAGSVVYPRWRIVYFLFSLGIIGAVFSFLKFTTYGMVIRAGMADRETVGFLGINIERRFTFVFAIATIVAGLAGVMYTPILPPDYHMGMDFLVLSFVVVVVGGMGSLPGAVTAGFLLGVLQSFASMNEIKTILPGIDQIIIYLVAVTILLVRPRGLMGRKGVMEE; translated from the coding sequence ATGGACGCCATCGTACTTCAAATCCTGAACGGTCTGGATAAGGGCGGAGCCTATGCTCTCATTGCTCTTGGTTTGACCCTCATCTTCGGAACACTGGGCGTTGTAAACTTCGCCCACGGGGCTATCTTCATGCTTGGCGCCTTTTGTGCCGTTGCATTTAATCAGTTTCTTAGTCTAGAAAAAGTGACCATTGACCCCACCCAAACCACTGCTTGGGGAACCCCGTTAGAGATCAGGGAGCCCTATGTAGAGGCCTACCTTGGCGAGTTTGGGGTGCAGCTGGTCAACTATTCAGTCCCGGTCTCCATTCTTCTTGCCATTCCCGTAATGCTTGTGATTGGCTTTTCCCTGGAACGGGGTTTAATCCGTTTCTTTTACAAGCGCCCCCACGCGGACCAAATTCTGGTCACCTTCGGGTTGGCAATTGTTTTGCAGGAGATTATCAAGGCTTCCTTTGGTGCCAATCCTATTCCTCAATCTGCCCCGGATGCGGTGCGCGGTGCGATTGACCTCGGGACCATGCTGGGATTTGACGCCGGTTCGGTTGTCTACCCCCGGTGGCGTATTGTCTACTTCCTCTTTTCGCTCGGTATTATTGGCGCAGTCTTTTCGTTCCTTAAGTTTACCACCTACGGCATGGTCATTCGGGCTGGTATGGCCGATCGGGAAACCGTTGGTTTCCTAGGTATCAATATTGAGCGCCGGTTCACCTTCGTTTTTGCCATTGCAACTATTGTGGCTGGACTGGCGGGTGTCATGTACACACCAATCCTTCCACCCGACTATCATATGGGAATGGACTTTCTGGTCCTTTCTTTTGTTGTTGTAGTGGTGGGCGGTATGGGTTCACTTCCCGGCGCTGTTACTGCAGGTTTTTTGCTTGGAGTACTGCAAAGCTTTGCCAGTATGAACGAAATCAAAACCATACTCCCAGGCATTGACCAGATCATCATCTACCTTGTTGCCGTTACTATTCTTCTTGTCAGGCCCCGAGGCCTTATGGGTCGCAAGGGTGTGATGGAGGAATAA
- a CDS encoding branched-chain amino acid ABC transporter permease — MQTISNSKTNDFIVFIGFCIAVASMPLWLAPLGAGYPDLLQKFAIFGLFAMGFNILFGLTGYLSFGHAVFLGVGSYAAVWSFKLLGMNPLPALLFSIVFSSLFALAIGFVSLRRSGIYFSILTLAFAQMCYNLAYSVLTPITNGETGLRVLKSDPRLFDQHGDNTGPLISNLFGIELTGYAGFYFCAALLVIGFYISQRLFRSPFGLLLKAVKSNQNRMLYTGLNSRPYTLAAFIISGIYAGVAGYLLAVTDPLAGAERMQWTASGEVVLMTILGGAGTLIGPILGAGLIKYFENIFSAYNDQTLHSIFAFLPDSLEGTMVSLASLFVGEGWHLTLGLMFLIIVVYLPGGIMEGINRMAGLFKLSSASKKPNDEDTRPRQTKAAE; from the coding sequence ATGCAAACCATTTCCAACTCAAAAACCAACGATTTCATAGTTTTCATCGGATTCTGCATTGCTGTAGCCAGTATGCCTTTGTGGCTTGCACCCTTGGGCGCAGGGTACCCTGACCTTCTGCAAAAATTTGCAATATTCGGGTTGTTCGCAATGGGGTTCAATATTTTGTTCGGCCTCACTGGGTACTTGTCTTTTGGTCACGCCGTGTTCTTGGGTGTCGGCTCTTATGCTGCCGTCTGGAGCTTTAAGCTTCTTGGCATGAATCCTCTGCCAGCACTTCTATTCTCCATCGTATTTTCCAGCTTGTTTGCCTTAGCAATTGGTTTCGTATCCCTTCGCCGCTCTGGAATTTACTTCTCGATCCTCACGTTGGCTTTCGCCCAGATGTGCTACAACCTCGCCTATTCAGTCCTAACCCCGATCACCAATGGTGAAACCGGATTGCGTGTGCTTAAAAGTGATCCACGTCTGTTCGACCAACATGGCGACAACACAGGGCCTCTCATTTCCAATTTATTCGGGATTGAACTGACAGGGTATGCAGGCTTCTACTTCTGCGCAGCTTTGCTAGTTATTGGCTTTTATATTTCCCAACGTTTATTCCGCTCCCCCTTCGGCTTGCTCTTAAAAGCGGTTAAATCCAATCAAAACCGGATGCTGTATACGGGCCTGAACTCTCGCCCTTATACACTTGCCGCCTTCATCATCTCCGGCATCTACGCAGGTGTTGCAGGTTACCTGCTCGCCGTGACCGACCCCCTTGCCGGTGCGGAGCGCATGCAATGGACCGCCTCCGGCGAAGTGGTATTGATGACAATTTTAGGTGGAGCTGGAACATTGATCGGTCCAATCCTTGGGGCGGGTCTCATCAAGTACTTTGAAAATATCTTTTCCGCCTACAACGACCAAACCCTACACTCCATTTTTGCGTTCCTGCCCGACTCTTTAGAGGGGACGATGGTCAGCCTTGCAAGCCTCTTTGTAGGAGAAGGATGGCACCTGACACTAGGTTTGATGTTCCTCATTATCGTTGTCTATTTACCCGGCGGCATCATGGAAGGCATTAATCGTATGGCAGGCCTTTTCAAACTCTCCTCTGCTTCCAAAAAAC